TATCTGTCCTAAGAGGGCTTAAGGATTATGGGAAGAGGGCAAATCagtctgggcattttcctaaagCCCCTTTCCCTTATTATCTTTGACTTAGACCACAATCCTCAATTCTTCAAACTCTTTCATATAGTTTTCAATTTctcaaaattaataataaatgtatTACAATATCATAGTCAACCAGCATCTTTTAGAAAACCGTTGACACTGACTCTTTTACTTAAAGGAGGTTGCAAGATGGACTATCAGGGTCATATGACTGTGGCCTTAGCCTCTAGTAAGCTGTTGTTTTCCGGaagagcctcattttcctttccaggTCTTCCCTCCTTCATGTAGACCCTCCTTTCCCATGAATAGGAGTAGCCAAAGTACCGCCAATTCCTTCTGGAATTTCTGGTCCACATCCTTGAAAGAATCCCTGATAAAGAGTTCAATGGCTTCTCTCTCACAGGTGGCATGTATGTCCAACAACTCCCGAAGGCTTTCTGTGGGGAACTGGATCCTTTGTTTCATCATCTCTTCGTAGTGTGTCAGGGCCCTTTGCACTGCAACTGAGTTCTCTATTTGAGCCAGTGCCAGGACTGCATTCTCCATACAAGGCATTTCTCCACTGGTGATGGCCTCGACATAGGTCAGAACCAGGTTCTCTAGACCTATagggaaaacaaaaatggaagaggTCAGAACCTATCATACCAAGTAATGGGTATATAAACTTAACTTTTCCTTAtatcttaattattttatatgttaaTTCTTGTATCATtgggaaagacttggacttagaGTCTTGAAGCCTTTCAAGTTAGTCCTTTCCTACTCTagcattttatgattctatgaagctTTCAGGAAGTTTTTTGATATGGGAGCAAGATGTGTCCAAAGTGGTAATAATGAGAAGCGATGGATAGAATAGATAAAGGTACAGCTTCTTTCCTAAACAGAGTAGCTCTTGATAACTTCATTTGTCTTCCCTCTTTTGGGCATGGTCAGAATGTGTCATGGTAAATAATAGGCATAAACATTTCATTGTCTTAATCATTGCACCATTGGTGAAGGATGTAGCATGGGTTATTATAGGGCAACTTTTCAGGTTAGccttttctagctctaactttttattatattttagggAGTTTATTTAGCCTTTTAGAGACTTTctgacagaagaggaaggagtGTCCATAATGGTATGAGTGGATGAAAGAACATGGACAGGAACCTGGAAAGGTCTTTTCTTATCCAGTACAGCAGATTATATCTTTATCAGGAGCTCTCCTAGGAGtgttttctcttctactttcctctcctggttttttttttttaaacagcagaAGAAAAGTACTGGAAAGGTgaatagaagggagaaaagactCACGGGGCCCATTGACTTTGATGCCTCCCTGGAGAGTTTTCACATTGGAATGCTGGAAGATATAGGAGCAGAAGCTTCCAACTTGTTCCACAAATTCAGAATCCAATTCACTGTCATGAAGTGTCTCGAGCTGGGAAAGCTTCTTTCCGTGTGTTGGTCGATCAAAGATAAAGCATTTCTTCTTGGGGAAGAACTGGCGGATATACTGACGAGGTAGGTTGAACATTCTAACTTTCTCAGGTTCGcctaagggaagggaaggaggagtcTTGTAATAGACAATAGAGCCTGGACTTCAGAGAAGCTCTGTAAAGTGATAAAGTCGCTTTCAGGGACCTATCTTTGGGTTGTAATAAGCTTCTTTGTGCTAGGTCTTTGCATGTGgactcccccattagaatttTAGCTCCCTGAAGGTATTGACCACCCCCCCCACTCACttctttgtatatccagtgcttagcattgtgCTGGGCAAAataaagatgcttaataaaagtttgttgatggtaatgatgatgatgatgatgataaaaaaagacaaaggactTGTTCGTAAGATAGAAGAGGGATTCAGTTTTTCACTGAAGGCAATAATCTAGATTcagccaaaaaaggaaaaactttctttttcttcaaatagGCAGGGAACCAAAACTAGAGAAGTCTGTATTCACAACATAAAACAAATCCAGGaggtttctccttcctccctgcccttccTCCCCACATCACTGCCCAACTCTCAAGCCCTGGAACCTTTCTTAGGCTTCAGTGCGATTTCCAGGTACTCATCAGAGGTGATGAATTTCCCATTAATTTCCAGCTCCAAGGTGAAATCACGCACAGTCCACACAAAGTCAGGAAAGAAGCCCAAAAATTCTGAGGAGTTTTCTACCTCATCAGTGTTGGGGTTAGATTTGCTCTTGATGTGATCTGACAACTCAGTCACATAGCTGGGGAATTAATTAAGGAAATATGGCAGAAAAAAGCACTAGCTCTTGTTCcataattttttcatttctctgaaaacTTTTATTTCCCCTTGACCCTGAGCCAGCTGATTACTTTTTCATCATGAAGCATGAGTAATTTCTCTAGAACCtgtgatgtgtgtatatgtgtgtgaaaacTTGTGCTATgtgaacatgtgtgtatatatgtgtgcatgtatatacatacaacacACGTGCACTCTTATACCAGTCATTAGAACATGAGGCCAAGAACATGGGCTTCAGAGAGATATTGGGGAAAGTAGTggcccccctcctcccttccccaactgTCCTTTTCTACCAAATCCCAAAAAGGATACTGCAGCTGGTCCATGGCCTGCTGGTTGATGGTACCCATGCTGTTATAGACCAAGGTGCTGCTCAGTAGCACAGCCAGGGCAAAGATCCACGTGTCATTCTTGTTGTCACCCTAGGAATCAGAACACATTTCTTGACCTTATCACATGATACTTTTCCACTCCCATGACTGCTCCTAGATCAGCATACCTGTATACTAGGTGAAAATTCAACTCCCTTGGGATTTTGCAGGTCTAAGAAGCTATAATAGTCATGGTATGCTCTCTTTCATAATCAGTCATGAACAGTGTCCCCCCTTCTTACCTTCTCCACATCACCCAGGCCCTCTGTGTCCAGGAGAACAAGGGTGTGATTTGGTTTCGTGGGATGAGGAACACACCACATCCAGATGCCCTTGGTGTGAGACTGCACTGTGGAGCCAAGGGAGAAGCCTGCACAAGAGTTTGGAGAGATGAGCATGGAGCAATCTGGGGACTCATATTTGATGAGTGTCTTGAAGATTAGTACAGCTGTTTAATGTTAATCCTTCACTGCAAGAAAATTGGCTATTTTCTCATAGTGAAGAAGAGAGGAGATTACATAAAACTGAATATGTATTTTAggtctaatttttaaattaccacCAGAGAGATACAGAATGCCTGATCATTGCAAGTAGGaacattttctcctatttcagAGACTAGTAGACATACCTAAGAAGTTTTCCCTTATTAACTTCATGTTTATTCAATTATTATtccctcattcattcactcatccatttagatatccatctatttattcattcatctatccatacttctgttcattcatttcatctATTCACTGAATacctactttgtgcaaggcactCTCCTAGAAGCGATGAGTGATATAGTGGTAAACAGAGCATGATCTCTTCTCTCAATAACTTCTGTCTTCTTAGGAGATATAAGATATGCATAgaaaactatattaaaaaatcaaatatgcCTCAGGCAAGCACAAATATGAATAGGAATTCATAGGAGggatatttcatttctttgtttaagGGCTTGAAATGTCTTCAGAGAGGAAAAGGCACACTTAAACTGGGCTtcgaagattaagtaggattttAACCTGTGGAAATATGGCCAGGAGGAATAGGAAATAGTGTCAGTGAAGACATACAAACAAGTAATGGTTCAACCAGTTTGGGAAttagttctttctccagtttgCCTGAATTCTAGCATAAGTGGAAGGGAATAGTGTAAAATACGTCTGGAATCGTAGATGGGAACCCATGAGTTACTGGCTCtttgacttagagtcagaaaggacttTTGATATCCTctaattttcctctttcattttgcCGATGAAGTCAGAGAGACAAAGTAATGTACCCAATTTACTTAATTATCAAATATGAGAATTGGGTCCTCAGCCCAGATTCTTTGACTGCCTTTGCTTTTCCCTCAGTGCCACCCAGCCTTTGTCATAAAGTCTGCTCACAAAGAATGCTCACATAAATCACCATCACAGTTACCCTATTCCCAAAGGGCACCCCGAGTTTTCTTCTAAGGTGAAGCTAAGTCAGTGTGGCATAGGTCAGATGGTAGGAGGCCTccattcaggaagacctgggttcaaatgccgcCTCTAATACTTGCTCGCTCTGTGATTATTGGCAAGGATcttatgactcagtttcttcatctgaaaaatgttgataataaGGCCAGTGTCCCGGCCTAATTGCTGTGGGCTGCCCGGGTCATCATACCTATCTCTAGGTCTTTGGTGGCCAGCTGGacaaacgtattgagagaagagacttccagagtcaaacagaggttgtAGGCTTTATTCCGGATCTTAGCCACATGATGTCAGCATGCAGGGCTAGTGCTCCCCATGGGAGCCCCCCACGGgaccccccttctccctcccaaggagcaaggaaaaaagagggagaccctcaggctttcctgtccccatttaagctctccccctGCTAGTTTGCTTGTGGacaccgtgcatgctctcagccccttagccaattaacaacaggtatgctcagaccacggaccaatctcaaggatgggatgctctccccagcaagtttccactgagaagaggtggaaaacaagATAGCtcgtgtctcactcctcaattcccagctgttccctggggggcctcgtgagagctgggcggtttagaagccctcacctttacctgacatGAGGCCGTTCACGTGAGAATCGAGTTTATACCCCAACAGGCCAGTAATACCTACCTCATAGGCTTGTTGTCAGGTTCTAATGGAATAagatatgtaaaatactttgtacatTTTTAAGTGGTGTCTGTGtggatatataaataaatatacatacatagaatTTACATATTTGCACATAAGGCATGTAATGGGCACATATATTCTATCATAGGCTATATGTTATATGAATATTACATAATGTACATATATCATACACATGCACAgcaatgcacagttttataatttATCACATTACATACACAGTATATACAGCACATATAACTTACACACATGTACGTTATTATATTTAtgcatgtaatatacatatacaacataCATGCATGCCTATATGTCAGATATTATTATGGCAAAGTGGAGGAAACCTCTCTTTTGTCTTCCAGATTGACCTAAGGGGTCTAAAGCAGAGTTCAGAATGAGACTTTGACTTTCCAGATCTATCCCTCCTTGTTGAAGAGAAGTCACCAAAATGAATAACGTATATGTTAAATGTGCTAAAGGGCTAACCCATGCATACATACCATTACTTTACTGACCTCACATACCTGATTTTTTCCCTGCCAGCTTATTCATCAGATAGGACTTGCCAGTGCGATAC
The DNA window shown above is from Notamacropus eugenii isolate mMacEug1 chromosome 2, mMacEug1.pri_v2, whole genome shotgun sequence and carries:
- the LOC140529936 gene encoding guanylate-binding protein 1-like: MAADVQMPAPVCLMENNKGELTVNQKSLEILSSITEPVVVVAIVGLYRTGKSYLMNKLAGKKSGFSLGSTVQSHTKGIWMWCVPHPTKPNHTLVLLDTEGLGDVEKGDNKNDTWIFALAVLLSSTLVYNSMGTINQQAMDQLHYVTELSDHIKSKSNPNTDEVENSSEFLGFFPDFVWTVRDFTLELEINGKFITSDEYLEIALKPKKGEPEKVRMFNLPRQYIRQFFPKKKCFIFDRPTHGKKLSQLETLHDSELDSEFVEQVGSFCSYIFQHSNVKTLQGGIKVNGPRLENLVLTYVEAITSGEMPCMENAVLALAQIENSVAVQRALTHYEEMMKQRIQFPTESLRELLDIHATCEREAIELFIRDSFKDVDQKFQKELASQLEAKCDAFCNQNQDESAKRCRALLQDIFSPLEEAVKNGAFSKPGGYGLFLQKTKELKQKYYQQPRKGIQAEETLQEYLKSKEDTADAILQADQSLSAKERDIEVEHAKAQAAEAAAKQLEEIQKKTQEMMEQKERSYQEHIKQVTEKMETERKQLIAEQERVLALKLQEQEQLLKEGFQCESQQLQKQIKALENRLSKSHKKKHGCIIC